From the genome of Triticum aestivum cultivar Chinese Spring chromosome 3B, IWGSC CS RefSeq v2.1, whole genome shotgun sequence, one region includes:
- the LOC123065163 gene encoding lamin-like protein, whose amino-acid sequence MLQLCSRRVLVVAVAVAVLSAANPRTAVDAYKNYTVGDDKGWYDGLAVDYQAWAEGYNFTLGDFLIFNTDKNHSVVQTRNETLYKSCDYDDSGLDDIVDWSAAAPEFSKDAVTAAVPLLKEGNTYFFSRNYDGEQCENGQRFAIAVAHGQGLPPDLRPPVADAPGPAAGPDSADRAPAFDFSHPKNVSTPSDTDASDDETSTSTSDSTLNLVSLAVGLIVALSVLFVVQV is encoded by the exons ATGCTGCAGCTTTGCAGTCGGCGCGTCCTCGTGGTCGCCGTGGCGGTGGCCGTCCTGAGCGCGGCTAACCCGCGCACCGCCGTGGACGCATACAAGAATTACACCGTCGGCGACGACAAGGGCTGGTACGACGGCCTCGCGGTCGACTACCAGGCGTGGGCCGAAGGCTACAACTTCACCCTCGGAGATTTCCTCA TATTCAACACGGACAAAAATCACTCGGTGGTGCAGACACGGAACGAGACCCTATACAAGAGCTGCGACTACGACGACTCCGGCCTCGACGACATCGTCGATTGGTCTGCCGCCGCGCCGGAGTTCAGCAAGGATGCCGTCACCGCCGCCGTGCCACTGCTCAAGGAGGGCAACACGTACTTCTTCTCACGGAACTACGACGGCGAGCAGTGCGAGAACGGCCAGCGCTTTGCCATAGCGGTCGCGCACGGCCAAGGCCTCCCGCCGGACCTCAGGCCGCCGGTGGCCGACGCGCCAGGGCCAGCAGCCGGGCCCGACAGCGCGGACAGGGCGCCGGCCTTCGACTTCAGCCACCCAAAGAACGTCTCCACGCCGTCGGACACCGATGCTTCCGATGACGAGACGAGTACTAGTACTTCGGATTCTACTCTAAATCTAGTCAGCTTGGCGGTTGGCCTGATCGTGGCTCTCAGTGTGCTCTTTGTGGTGCAAGTATAA